A genome region from Setaria italica strain Yugu1 chromosome III, Setaria_italica_v2.0, whole genome shotgun sequence includes the following:
- the LOC101762403 gene encoding glycine-rich protein A3, translating to MPDRDFNFHHIGHTYNGPPPAQQGNKHEEAHHHQPVAHYSEYSTYTAAAYPYRPPPPAYPPRNKPPPVYGYPQPPQPGWGGGGGGYYYPPSDYPPPQEPYHGYPPPPQPGWDDYHGGGYAPHQGGGHWGRHGYGGHAGWLAAGAGAGAAAAAGAGVYGAYHRFRKHHGHGGDQYGGGYGHVYGHHAGKFTHEHQGKFKHYARHDGKFNNKHAAQGKFSAKSPVTVLDT from the exons ATGCCTGATAGGGATTTCAACTTCCATCACATTGGGCACACCTACAACGGCCCACCTCCTGCCCAGCAGGGCAACAAGCATGAAGAAGCCCATCACCACCAACCGGTGGCGCACTACTCCGAATACTCAACGTACACCGCCGCCGCATACCCATAccgccctcctccgccggcaTACCCACCTCGCAACAAGCCGCCGCCGGTGTATGGGTACCCTCAGCCGCCTCAGCcgggctggggcggcggcggcggcggctactaCTACCCGCCTTCCGATTACCCCCCTCCACAAGAGCCTTATCATGGataccctcctcctcctcagccggGCTGGGATGACTACCACGGCGGCGGCTATGCGCCACACCAAG GAGGAGGTCACTGGGGCCGGCACGGCTACGGAGGGCACGCGGGGTGGCTagcagccggagccggagccggagccgccgccgccgccggggctggAGTTTACGGCGCGTACCACCGCTTCCGCAAGCACCACGGGCATGGTGGGGATCAGTACGGTGGTGGTTACGGCCATGTCTATGGCCACCATGCTGGCAAGTTCACGCACGAACACCAGGGCAAGTTCAAGCACTATGCTCGCCACGACGGCAAGTTCAACAACAAGCACGCTGCGCAAGGCAAGTTCTCTGCCAAGTCCCCCGTCACGGTCCTGGACACATGA